Proteins from a single region of Bombus pascuorum chromosome 5, iyBomPasc1.1, whole genome shotgun sequence:
- the LOC132906611 gene encoding mediator of RNA polymerase II transcription subunit 1 isoform X2, which yields MDKGKEWQMELLMEKLRSKASTFKSLVETAKNLRMAMLDKRFAIDSAEKGQLQKCLDTLQHSIKVTSLQSMVERLESLTRQLGLKFMMSGPPGTELFISSDMFFLEVLLEPSGVVKDVKIHHEGKNEQQSCDVLVSCLSRGDFLDFTVQLEGLASIYQLNADKKVKCKAFSALQSLEADLGILAQLQTFIKEPFNLVHKSPVGILERRRGGHAMKLTYFVSPYDLIDQENRTCDALNSEIVIKRKIGHSVTVCMEGSTAHKLPTSSIITVNRSPTGKSTPSYAPLTGTNSSVLPACFVLKLAKKMPMCMELVRRIQKVTELECGDISAPHPLLSLIIQHASEGQQDCRNNRGLYVTLPDQQHCYFMTENKNMEGVLVCSIPFTHPAHVPQILVYLRQQALFNTLIASCVRPMARQDPEHATIFEVSSLSWQHISVSLEHPFEETMATAELDLTDISALKCKLYGISITNTEQTSDLTGKVLQKCLSIPLTMRILMKSWESRDSLSTMNNLNSGNGSYNVNLGSGKDQNSQNGSGMPDFTNGETKIKQEPGLNNGNGTMGRQQLSQQQQQQQQQQQQQSFLDAGTENSIGFPSYSGQSDTATTAMLNPLQLGALLGQAKNSMSNPMNERTKKTRKRKTADGIWRSPKRKGDESAEILLESSSSDSTPLGTPTGGRENLNETRTSTPTSATSLTSGLDFSNLDPTDILGTDKSSDYDIDNESEITEVHDLQDVEELIKRDRKSRKREEKKSPIIFEENKSLVPPSVSITPISSSSLGQTANYNSVLTGMGLERRPGIEIIPIASSPQATLPSSITITPIAGPTQSKSLTDERRERKSSKGKSTEDKGKLEKRRKRKREDSPMGPPPDKIPSKQDPLSKPVSVSIKPTESPPNLSSRPSSPAATLRKFSSSPTHTSPLALVGKSSPTLKQSTNKPVQSPKHSPVYSSSPKHTPVPASVSPKHGTSSPKHGSSASTGKPSMSALKSAANSPSSKTTDSGQSKIKSSSSSSKDSNREKERKTSSLAFSGSSGHQSPKTKSSSGKLKQLELIPSGETQSTLPSSGGSTPPSGNSELGKSAIAQQARNRKGSLSAVIDKLKNAQHCTDDSGNGGTKSTTSGSGNSSGQKERNVGSSSNKTAEGKCISKNSSMDTKNPAEYMVKHSSDGMKITINKTRTKDSKSGTNLKLSSSSASVATGTSSSSSTSSTAISGNGSPKTHTGLKPGVSSGPASKKPSSQTSPKLSGSSSSGSGGSSGNKGNLLGQKMLSALKSISGSNSGSGNGAGGISVGSSGSSGLLSKNVMSSKSSSSSPKTASSGVTDLSRNRDKSRLSKSSDKSIFPSKGIGDTRKSSPSGLREESESERAFKLLAAHASMSNLSNLPNLPPQLVVEGLMKQLDTKFQIPKLSARANADSSDKKSEKLSMLPDSGKTLDNLATKQTSEQGKLQTLSNTSSSASKTASEDQSSQGRRDHVQTKPDNLSMTSAASVINLGTDSTSNLLLPSLSSGSSHDLDVPTNLSMQSTENESRDKESPMSRTSTQFLSSSLNSTVVGKDDTSGPVMAVLSKASDSQPNSKSVYPTMMTTGTITSGSGTVTTSSGSGTSESLNLSIKPVDVTLTKYKSDDKKQQPSQQSQQQQQPQPPQPQQQQSQQQTSQSQQSQQQQIQTPQVPSSGGSSSSSSLGTTVSSEGSSSTMKPPGTEIPTTTSQEAAEMLLDFSTPKEVAKSLNFTSIPERAMTQAASVRRNTPPPPPPAFPASPSVSVHIVKSPAPSPRVIPPSPHSASPCITDDELMDEALVGMGK from the exons ATGGATAAGGGAAAAGAGTGGCAGATGGAATTACTTATGGAAAAATTACGTTCCAAAGCTTCCACATTCAAATCCCTAGTGGAAACCGCCAAAAATTTACGAATGGCCATGTTG gaTAAAAGGTTTGCAATTGATAGTGCGGAGAAAGGTCAACTACAAAAATGTTTGGATACTTTGCAACATTCCATTAAAGTAACGTCTCTACAATCTATGGTAGAGCGTTTGGAGAGTTTAACCAGACAATTAGG CTTAAAGTTTATGATGTCTGGTCCACCAGGCACAGAATTGTTTATCTCCTCTGATATGTTCTTTTTGGAGGTTCTTTTGGAGCCATCAGGTGTAGTTAAAGATGTTAAAATTCATCACGAAGGGAAAAACGAACAGCAG AGCTGTGATGTATTGGTGTCTTGTTTGTCCAGAGGAGACTTCCTTGATTTTACAGTACAATTAGAAGGTTTAGCTTCAATATATCAATTAAATGCTGATAAGAAGGTAAAATGTAAAGCATTTAGTGCTTTACAGTCACTGGAGGCTGATCTGGGTATCTTAGCTCAATTgcaaacatttataaaagaacCTTTTAATCTTGTTCATAAAAGCCCAGTTG GAATCCTTGAACGAAGGAGAGGTGGTCACGCTATGAAGCTGACATACTTTGTTTCTCCTTATGATTTAATAGATCAGGAGAATCGTACCTGTGATGCATTGAATTCAGAAATAGTTATCAAGCGGAAGATTGGTCATTCCGTTACTGTTTGTATGGAAGGTTCGACTGCTCACAAGTTGCCTACATCTAGTATCATAACTGTAAATAGAAGTCCTACAGGAAAAAG TACTCCATCATATGCTCCGTTAACTGGTACAAATTCCTCGGTATTACCCGCTTGTTTTGTATTGAAGCTCGCCAAGAAAATGCCGATGTGCATGGAACTAGTGCGTAGGATACAGAAAGTAACAGAATTAGAATGTGGAGACATATCCGCTCCCCATCCATTACTTAGTTTAATTATTCAGCATGCCAGTGAAGGACAACAGGATTGTCGGAATAACAGAGGACTTTATGTT ACTTTACCCGATCAACAGCACTGTTATTTCATGACAGAGAACAAAAATATGGAAGGTGTGTTAGTGTGTAGTATTCCTTTTACTCATCCGGCGCATGTCCCACAAATCTTGGTATACTTGCGTCAACAAGCGCTCTTTAATACGTTAATCGCTAGTTGCGTTAGACCTATGGCTCGGCAAGATCCAGAACATGCAACTATATTCGAAGTAAGCTCTTTATCATGGCAACACATATCGGTAAGTTTGGAGCATCCTTTCGAAGAGACAATGGCAACAGCAGAGTTGGATTTGACGGATATCTCTGCGCTCAAGTGCAAATTGTATGGCATAAGTATAACGAACACGGAACAAACGTCAGATCTGACGGGTAAAGTCTTGCAGAAGTGTTTAAGTATACCTCTGACAATGAGAATTCTCATGAAGTCGTGGGAGAGTCGTGACTCTTTAAGTACGATGAACAATCTGAATAGCGGAAATGGAAGCTATAATGTAAATCTCGGTTCCGGAAAAGATCAGAATAGCCAGAATGGTTCCGGGATGCCCGACTTCACTAACGGAGAAACGAAAATCAAACAGGAACCTGGGTTGAATAATGGAAATGGAACAATGGGGAGGCAACAGTTGtcgcaacagcagcagcaacaacagcaacagcaacaacagcagtCTTTTTTAGATGCCGGAACGGAGAATAGTATCGGGTTTCCGTCGTATTCCGGCCAATCCGATACCGCGACTACTGCTATGTTAAATCCATTACAATTGGGAGCGTTACTTGGACAGGCAAAAAACTCTATGTCCAATCCAATGAATGAACGTACAAAAAAAACACGTAAAAGAAAAACCGCGGATGGTATTTGGCGAAGTCCCAAAAGAAAGGGAGACGAGAGTGCTGAAATATTACTGGAAAGTTCTAGTTCAGATTCTACGCCCTTAGGTACACCAACCGGTGGTAGAGAAAATTTAAACGAGACAAGAACATCTACGCCAACATCAGCTACAAGCTTAACCAGTGGTTTGGATTTTTCTAATTTGGATCCAACGGATATTTTAGGAACGGATAAGAGCTCCGATTATGATATTGACAATGAGAGCGAGATAACGGAAGTTCACGATTTGCAAGACGTGGAAGAATTGATCAAGCGCGATCGTAAATCgaggaagagagaggagaaaaagagtCCGATTATTTTTGAAGAGAACAAAAGTCTGGTGCCGCCATCCGTAAGTATAACGCCTATTTCAAGCAGTAGTTTGGGTCAGACTGCGAACTATAACTCTGTACTTACGGGGATGGGTTTGGAAAGGAGGCCAGGCATTGAAATAATACCGATAGCATCGTCACCGCAAGCCACTTTACCGAGCTCTATTACTATAACCCCAATAGCTGGGCCGACACAGTCGAAAAGTTTGACGGATGAACGTAGAGAACGAAAAAGTTCCAAGGGCAAGTCGACAGAGGATAAGGGGAAGTTGGAAAAAAGACGTAAGCGTAAGAGGGAGGACAGTCCTATGGGACCGCCACCGGATAAAATACCATCTAAACAAGATCCTTTGTCGAAACCAGTTTCAGTGAGCATAAAACCGACTGAATCGCCGCCAAATTTGAGTTCACGACCGTCATCACCTGCCGCGacattaagaaaatttagttCGTCTCCGACGCACACCAGTCCACTTGCTCTCGTAGGTAAGTCCAGTCCTACATTGAAACAGTCAACAAACAAGCCAGTGCAAAGTCCAAAGCACTCTCCGGTCTATAGCAGTAGTCCCAAACATACGCCAGTACCTGCGAGTGTGAGTCCGAAACACGGCACTTCGTCACCGAAGCACGGCAGTTCAGCGAGCACTGGTAAGCCGAGTATGTCTGCGCTGAAATCTGCGGCGAATTCACCATCCAGTAAAACCACTGATTCTGGacaatcaaaaataaaatcttcgtCATCGTCGAGCAAAGACTCCAAtcgagagaaggagagaaaaacaTCGTCTTTAGCCTTCAGTGGATCGAGTGGTCATCAGAGTCCGAAGACGAAGTCTTCCAGTGGTAAGTTAAAACAACTGGAATTAATACCTAGCGGGGAAACGCAATCTACTTTGCCTAGCAGTGGAGGCAGCACACCACCATCGGGCAATTCTGAACTTGGAAAGTCAGCCATCGCTCAACAAGCGAGAAACAGAAAGGGCTCGTTGAGTGCCGTTATCGATAAGCTGAAGAACGCTCAGCATTGTACGGATGATAGTGGCAACGGTGGGACGAAGTCAACAACTAGTGGAAGTGGTAATTCGAGCGgtcagaaagaaagaaatgttgGAAGCTCTTCGAATAAAACCGCAGAAGGAAAGTGTATTAGTAAAAATTCATCTATGGATACGAAAAATCCTGCAGAGTATATGGTAAAGCATAGTTCCGATGGAATGAAgataacaattaataaaactcGCACGAAAGATTCCAAGTCTGGTACGAATCTTAAATTGTCTTCTTCCTCGGCGTCTGTTGCTACTGGAACATCTTCGAGTTCGTCCACGTCGTCGACAGCTATATCCGGTAATGGTTCTCCGAAAACGCACACTGGTTTGAAGCCAGGGGTAAGCTCCGGTCCTGCATCAAAGAAACCATCGTCTCAAACATCCCCAAAGCTATCTGGATCCTCCTCTTCCGGTTCTGGCGGTAGTAGTGGAAACAAAGGAAATCTTCTAGGACAAAAGATGTTGTCTGCCTTGAAGTCTATTTCAGGGTCGAATTCTGGAAGCGGTAACGGAGCTGGAGGAATCAGTGTTGGGAGTAGCGGTAGTAGTGGATTACTTTCTAAAAATGTGATGTCCTCCAAATCTTCTTCGAGTTCTCCGAAAACAGCAAGTTCCGGTGTGACGGATCTCAGTCGAAATCGTGATAAATCCCGATTATCAAAGTCTAGCGACAAAAGTATATTTCCTTCAAAAGGAATCGGGGATACCAGAAAATCAAGTCCGTCAGGATTACGAGAGGAGAGCGAGAGTGAAAGAGCGTTCAAGCTGCTGGCTGCTCATGCTTCCATGTCGAATCTATCGAATTTACCCAATTTACCGCCGCAGTTGGTCGTCGAAGGCCTCATGAAACAGCTGGatactaaatttcaaatacCCAAATTGTCCGCTAGAGCTAACGCAGACTCTAGCGACAAGAAATCAGAGAAGTTATCCATGCTTCCCGATAGTGGAAAAACGTTGGACAATCTTGCCACAAAGCAGACGTCGGAACAGGGAAAACTACAAACTTTATCGAACACGTCGAGCTCCGCTTCTAAGACAGCCTCAGAGGATCAATCGAGCCAGGGTAGAAGAGACCATGTACAAACGAAACCTGACAATCTTTCCATGACAAGCGCTGCCTCGGTAATAAATCTCGGTACGGACAGTACCAGTAACCTTCTACTTCCTAGTTTATCTAGTGGAAGCTCGCACGACTTGGACGTTCCTACGAATCTCTCGATGCAGTCAACCGAGAACGAATCTCGCGACAAAGAGTCACCGATGAGTAGGACTAGCACGCAATTTCTGAGTAGCAGTTTAAATTCCACTGTTGTTGGTAAAGACGACACTAGTGGTCCGGTAATGGCCGTTCTATCCAAAGCATCCGATTCACAGCCTAATAGTAAATCCGTCTACCCCACGATGATGACGACAGGCACGATAACTAGCGGAAGCGGCACAGTTACAACGAGTTCCGGTAGCGGAACCTCAGAAAGCTTGAATCTAAGTATCAAGCCAGTGGACGTCACGTTGACAAAATACAAATCCGACGATAAGAAGCAACAACCATCGCAGCAGTCtcagcaacagcaacagccTCAGCCACCTCAGCCGCAACAGCAACAATCTCAACAACAAACGTCACAGTCACAACAGTCTCAGCAGCAACAAATACAAACACCGCAAGTTCCGTCTTCCGGAGGatcttcctcttcgtcttcgttGGGAACAACGGTGTCTTCGGAGGGTTCCTCGAGTACGATGAAGCCTCCTGGCACCGAGATACCTACAACGACGTCTCAAGAAGCTGCTGAAATGCTTCTGGACTTTTCTACGCCGAAGGAGGTAGCTAAGAGTCTGAACTTCACCAGTATCCCCGAGCGGGCCATGACCCAGGCAGCTTCGGTTCGCAGGAACACGCCACCACCTCCACCGCCTGCATTTCCAGCGAGTCCTTCCGTGAGTGTGCACATCGTGAAAAGTCCTGCACCCTCACCGAGGGTCATCCCGCCCTCGCCTCACTCCGCTTCGCCGTGCATCACCGATGACGAGCTGATGGACGAGGCGCTGGTGGGAATGGGCAAATGA
- the LOC132906611 gene encoding mediator of RNA polymerase II transcription subunit 1 isoform X3, producing the protein MDVANGQKPLSGQPSASGGSGMDKGKEWQMELLMEKLRSKASTFKSLVETAKNLRMAMLDKRFAIDSAEKGQLQKCLDTLQHSIKVTSLQSMVERLESLTRQLGLKFMMSGPPGTELFISSDMFFLEVLLEPSGVVKDVKIHHEGKNEQQSCDVLVSCLSRGDFLDFTVQLEGLASIYQLNADKKVKCKAFSALQSLEADLGILAQLQTFIKEPFNLVHKSPVGILERRRGGHAMKLTYFVSPYDLIDQENRTCDALNSEIVIKRKIGHSVTVCMEGSTAHKLPTSSIITVNRSPTGKSTPSYAPLTGTNSSVLPACFVLKLAKKMPMCMELVRRIQKVTELECGDISAPHPLLSLIIQHASEGQQDCRNNRGLYVTLPDQQHCYFMTENKNMEGVLVCSIPFTHPAHVPQILVYLRQQALFNTLIASCVRPMARQDPEHATIFEVSSLSWQHISVSLEHPFEETMATAELDLTDISALKCKLYGISITNTEQTSDLTGKVLQKCLSIPLTMRILMKSWESRDSLSTMNNLNSGNGSYNVNLGSGKDQNSQNGSGMPDFTNGETKIKQEPGLNNGNGTMGRQQLSQQQQQQQQQQQQQSFLDAGTENSIGFPSYSGQSDTATTAMLNPLQLGALLGQAKNSMSNPMNERTKKTRKRKTADGIWRSPKRKGDESAEILLESSSSDSTPLGTPTGGRENLNETRTSTPTSATSLTSGLDFSNLDPTDILGTDKSSDYDIDNESEITEVHDLQDVEELIKRDRKSRKREEKKSPIIFEENKSLVPPSVSITPISSSSLGQTANYNSVLTGMGLERRPGIEIIPIASSPQATLPSSITITPIAGPTQSKSLTDERRERKSSKGKSTEDKGKLEKRRKRKREDSPMGPPPDKIPSKQDPLSKPVSVSIKPTESPPNLSSRPSSPAATLRKFSSSPTHTSPLALVGKSSPTLKQSTNKPVQSPKHSPVYSSSPKHTPVPASVSPKHGTSSPKHGSSASTGKPSMSALKSAANSPSSKTTDSGQSKIKSSSSSSKDSNREKERKTSSLAFSGSSGHQSPKTKSSSGKLKQLELIPSGETQSTLPSSGGSTPPSGNSELGKSAIAQQARNRKGSLSAVIDKLKNAQHCTDDSGNGGTKSTTSGSGNSSGQKERNVGSSSNKTAEGKCISKNSSMDTKNPAEYMVKHSSDGMKITINKTRTKDSKSGTNLKLSSSSASVATGTSSSSSTSSTAISGNGSPKTHTGLKPGVSSGPASKKPSSQTSPKLSGSSSSGSGGSSGNKGNLLGQKMLSALKSISGSNSGSGNGAGGISVGSSGSSGLLSKNVMSSKSSSSSPKTASSGVTDLSRNRDKSRLSKSSDKSIFPSKGIGDTRKSSPSGLREESESERAFKLLAAHASMSNLSNLPNLPPQLVVEGLMKQLDTKFQIPKLSARANADSSDKKSEKLSMLPDSGKTLDNLATKQTSEQGKLQTLSNTSSSASKTASEDQSSQGRRDHVQTKPDNLSMTSAASVINLGTDSTSNLLLPSLSSGSSHDLDVPTNLSMQSTENESRDKESPMSRTSTQFLSSSLNSTVVGKDDTSGPVMAVLSKASDSQPNSKSVYPTMMTTGTITSGSGTVTTSSGSGTSESLNLSIKPVDVTLTKYKSDDKKQQPSQQSQQQQQPQPPQPQQQQSQQQTSQSQQSQQQQIQTPQVPSSGGSSSSSSLGTTVSSEGSSSTMKPPGTEIPTTTSQEAAEMLLDFSTPKEVAKSLNFTSIPERAMTQAASVRRNTPPPPPPAFPASPSPRLVQGVLKGWLTGCC; encoded by the exons ATGGATGTTGCGAACGGACAAAAGCCCCTCA gtGGGCAACCTTCTGCCTCTGGTGGTTCAGGGATGGATAAGGGAAAAGAGTGGCAGATGGAATTACTTATGGAAAAATTACGTTCCAAAGCTTCCACATTCAAATCCCTAGTGGAAACCGCCAAAAATTTACGAATGGCCATGTTG gaTAAAAGGTTTGCAATTGATAGTGCGGAGAAAGGTCAACTACAAAAATGTTTGGATACTTTGCAACATTCCATTAAAGTAACGTCTCTACAATCTATGGTAGAGCGTTTGGAGAGTTTAACCAGACAATTAGG CTTAAAGTTTATGATGTCTGGTCCACCAGGCACAGAATTGTTTATCTCCTCTGATATGTTCTTTTTGGAGGTTCTTTTGGAGCCATCAGGTGTAGTTAAAGATGTTAAAATTCATCACGAAGGGAAAAACGAACAGCAG AGCTGTGATGTATTGGTGTCTTGTTTGTCCAGAGGAGACTTCCTTGATTTTACAGTACAATTAGAAGGTTTAGCTTCAATATATCAATTAAATGCTGATAAGAAGGTAAAATGTAAAGCATTTAGTGCTTTACAGTCACTGGAGGCTGATCTGGGTATCTTAGCTCAATTgcaaacatttataaaagaacCTTTTAATCTTGTTCATAAAAGCCCAGTTG GAATCCTTGAACGAAGGAGAGGTGGTCACGCTATGAAGCTGACATACTTTGTTTCTCCTTATGATTTAATAGATCAGGAGAATCGTACCTGTGATGCATTGAATTCAGAAATAGTTATCAAGCGGAAGATTGGTCATTCCGTTACTGTTTGTATGGAAGGTTCGACTGCTCACAAGTTGCCTACATCTAGTATCATAACTGTAAATAGAAGTCCTACAGGAAAAAG TACTCCATCATATGCTCCGTTAACTGGTACAAATTCCTCGGTATTACCCGCTTGTTTTGTATTGAAGCTCGCCAAGAAAATGCCGATGTGCATGGAACTAGTGCGTAGGATACAGAAAGTAACAGAATTAGAATGTGGAGACATATCCGCTCCCCATCCATTACTTAGTTTAATTATTCAGCATGCCAGTGAAGGACAACAGGATTGTCGGAATAACAGAGGACTTTATGTT ACTTTACCCGATCAACAGCACTGTTATTTCATGACAGAGAACAAAAATATGGAAGGTGTGTTAGTGTGTAGTATTCCTTTTACTCATCCGGCGCATGTCCCACAAATCTTGGTATACTTGCGTCAACAAGCGCTCTTTAATACGTTAATCGCTAGTTGCGTTAGACCTATGGCTCGGCAAGATCCAGAACATGCAACTATATTCGAAGTAAGCTCTTTATCATGGCAACACATATCGGTAAGTTTGGAGCATCCTTTCGAAGAGACAATGGCAACAGCAGAGTTGGATTTGACGGATATCTCTGCGCTCAAGTGCAAATTGTATGGCATAAGTATAACGAACACGGAACAAACGTCAGATCTGACGGGTAAAGTCTTGCAGAAGTGTTTAAGTATACCTCTGACAATGAGAATTCTCATGAAGTCGTGGGAGAGTCGTGACTCTTTAAGTACGATGAACAATCTGAATAGCGGAAATGGAAGCTATAATGTAAATCTCGGTTCCGGAAAAGATCAGAATAGCCAGAATGGTTCCGGGATGCCCGACTTCACTAACGGAGAAACGAAAATCAAACAGGAACCTGGGTTGAATAATGGAAATGGAACAATGGGGAGGCAACAGTTGtcgcaacagcagcagcaacaacagcaacagcaacaacagcagtCTTTTTTAGATGCCGGAACGGAGAATAGTATCGGGTTTCCGTCGTATTCCGGCCAATCCGATACCGCGACTACTGCTATGTTAAATCCATTACAATTGGGAGCGTTACTTGGACAGGCAAAAAACTCTATGTCCAATCCAATGAATGAACGTACAAAAAAAACACGTAAAAGAAAAACCGCGGATGGTATTTGGCGAAGTCCCAAAAGAAAGGGAGACGAGAGTGCTGAAATATTACTGGAAAGTTCTAGTTCAGATTCTACGCCCTTAGGTACACCAACCGGTGGTAGAGAAAATTTAAACGAGACAAGAACATCTACGCCAACATCAGCTACAAGCTTAACCAGTGGTTTGGATTTTTCTAATTTGGATCCAACGGATATTTTAGGAACGGATAAGAGCTCCGATTATGATATTGACAATGAGAGCGAGATAACGGAAGTTCACGATTTGCAAGACGTGGAAGAATTGATCAAGCGCGATCGTAAATCgaggaagagagaggagaaaaagagtCCGATTATTTTTGAAGAGAACAAAAGTCTGGTGCCGCCATCCGTAAGTATAACGCCTATTTCAAGCAGTAGTTTGGGTCAGACTGCGAACTATAACTCTGTACTTACGGGGATGGGTTTGGAAAGGAGGCCAGGCATTGAAATAATACCGATAGCATCGTCACCGCAAGCCACTTTACCGAGCTCTATTACTATAACCCCAATAGCTGGGCCGACACAGTCGAAAAGTTTGACGGATGAACGTAGAGAACGAAAAAGTTCCAAGGGCAAGTCGACAGAGGATAAGGGGAAGTTGGAAAAAAGACGTAAGCGTAAGAGGGAGGACAGTCCTATGGGACCGCCACCGGATAAAATACCATCTAAACAAGATCCTTTGTCGAAACCAGTTTCAGTGAGCATAAAACCGACTGAATCGCCGCCAAATTTGAGTTCACGACCGTCATCACCTGCCGCGacattaagaaaatttagttCGTCTCCGACGCACACCAGTCCACTTGCTCTCGTAGGTAAGTCCAGTCCTACATTGAAACAGTCAACAAACAAGCCAGTGCAAAGTCCAAAGCACTCTCCGGTCTATAGCAGTAGTCCCAAACATACGCCAGTACCTGCGAGTGTGAGTCCGAAACACGGCACTTCGTCACCGAAGCACGGCAGTTCAGCGAGCACTGGTAAGCCGAGTATGTCTGCGCTGAAATCTGCGGCGAATTCACCATCCAGTAAAACCACTGATTCTGGacaatcaaaaataaaatcttcgtCATCGTCGAGCAAAGACTCCAAtcgagagaaggagagaaaaacaTCGTCTTTAGCCTTCAGTGGATCGAGTGGTCATCAGAGTCCGAAGACGAAGTCTTCCAGTGGTAAGTTAAAACAACTGGAATTAATACCTAGCGGGGAAACGCAATCTACTTTGCCTAGCAGTGGAGGCAGCACACCACCATCGGGCAATTCTGAACTTGGAAAGTCAGCCATCGCTCAACAAGCGAGAAACAGAAAGGGCTCGTTGAGTGCCGTTATCGATAAGCTGAAGAACGCTCAGCATTGTACGGATGATAGTGGCAACGGTGGGACGAAGTCAACAACTAGTGGAAGTGGTAATTCGAGCGgtcagaaagaaagaaatgttgGAAGCTCTTCGAATAAAACCGCAGAAGGAAAGTGTATTAGTAAAAATTCATCTATGGATACGAAAAATCCTGCAGAGTATATGGTAAAGCATAGTTCCGATGGAATGAAgataacaattaataaaactcGCACGAAAGATTCCAAGTCTGGTACGAATCTTAAATTGTCTTCTTCCTCGGCGTCTGTTGCTACTGGAACATCTTCGAGTTCGTCCACGTCGTCGACAGCTATATCCGGTAATGGTTCTCCGAAAACGCACACTGGTTTGAAGCCAGGGGTAAGCTCCGGTCCTGCATCAAAGAAACCATCGTCTCAAACATCCCCAAAGCTATCTGGATCCTCCTCTTCCGGTTCTGGCGGTAGTAGTGGAAACAAAGGAAATCTTCTAGGACAAAAGATGTTGTCTGCCTTGAAGTCTATTTCAGGGTCGAATTCTGGAAGCGGTAACGGAGCTGGAGGAATCAGTGTTGGGAGTAGCGGTAGTAGTGGATTACTTTCTAAAAATGTGATGTCCTCCAAATCTTCTTCGAGTTCTCCGAAAACAGCAAGTTCCGGTGTGACGGATCTCAGTCGAAATCGTGATAAATCCCGATTATCAAAGTCTAGCGACAAAAGTATATTTCCTTCAAAAGGAATCGGGGATACCAGAAAATCAAGTCCGTCAGGATTACGAGAGGAGAGCGAGAGTGAAAGAGCGTTCAAGCTGCTGGCTGCTCATGCTTCCATGTCGAATCTATCGAATTTACCCAATTTACCGCCGCAGTTGGTCGTCGAAGGCCTCATGAAACAGCTGGatactaaatttcaaatacCCAAATTGTCCGCTAGAGCTAACGCAGACTCTAGCGACAAGAAATCAGAGAAGTTATCCATGCTTCCCGATAGTGGAAAAACGTTGGACAATCTTGCCACAAAGCAGACGTCGGAACAGGGAAAACTACAAACTTTATCGAACACGTCGAGCTCCGCTTCTAAGACAGCCTCAGAGGATCAATCGAGCCAGGGTAGAAGAGACCATGTACAAACGAAACCTGACAATCTTTCCATGACAAGCGCTGCCTCGGTAATAAATCTCGGTACGGACAGTACCAGTAACCTTCTACTTCCTAGTTTATCTAGTGGAAGCTCGCACGACTTGGACGTTCCTACGAATCTCTCGATGCAGTCAACCGAGAACGAATCTCGCGACAAAGAGTCACCGATGAGTAGGACTAGCACGCAATTTCTGAGTAGCAGTTTAAATTCCACTGTTGTTGGTAAAGACGACACTAGTGGTCCGGTAATGGCCGTTCTATCCAAAGCATCCGATTCACAGCCTAATAGTAAATCCGTCTACCCCACGATGATGACGACAGGCACGATAACTAGCGGAAGCGGCACAGTTACAACGAGTTCCGGTAGCGGAACCTCAGAAAGCTTGAATCTAAGTATCAAGCCAGTGGACGTCACGTTGACAAAATACAAATCCGACGATAAGAAGCAACAACCATCGCAGCAGTCtcagcaacagcaacagccTCAGCCACCTCAGCCGCAACAGCAACAATCTCAACAACAAACGTCACAGTCACAACAGTCTCAGCAGCAACAAATACAAACACCGCAAGTTCCGTCTTCCGGAGGatcttcctcttcgtcttcgttGGGAACAACGGTGTCTTCGGAGGGTTCCTCGAGTACGATGAAGCCTCCTGGCACCGAGATACCTACAACGACGTCTCAAGAAGCTGCTGAAATGCTTCTGGACTTTTCTACGCCGAAGGAGGTAGCTAAGAGTCTGAACTTCACCAGTATCCCCGAGCGGGCCATGACCCAGGCAGCTTCGGTTCGCAGGAACACGCCACCACCTCCACCGCCTGCATTTCCAGCGAGTCCTTCC CCGCGACTGGTACAGGGTGTCCTGAAAGGCTGGCTGACTGGCTGCTGTTGA